A segment of the Bacillota bacterium genome:
ATCGTTGGAGGGGTTAACCTTTCGGGAGAAGCGTTGGCCAAGATAAAAGAAGCCAAAGCCCGGCTTCAAGCGGAGGCGCAGAAGGGTTTGGGTTTACCGCTTAAAGGGAGGCTAAGGCTTGGGAGGTGGTTTGAACCGGGATCAGTTTCTTTACCTCCGGGGTATGGAAGTCTTTGTCGCCCGTGACAAATAGATCAGGCCGGGCTGTAACGGCGGCAGCCAGAATCGGAGCATCCTTCGGGTCCCGGATAAGGCTTCGGGCTTTTTCAATCTCCGCCCGCGAAGGCAGAGGTACCCGCTCGAGCCGGAATAACTGGAGGAAGTTTTTTAAAAACCTTTCGGAAATGGAGAACTTGCGCAGCAGAACCATTTCTGTCTCTGTTTCAGTTTGTTCACAGAGCACCAAAACATGGTCATTCTTAAGAATACTCTCTAATAACCGGCGCTCCGGTCCTTGAAAAACCATCCCAGAGATTAGAACGTTAGTATCAAGCATTACTCTCATGCTTGGTCTCCGTAAAGTTCTCTAAAAAGCCGTTCCCGCGCAGCCTCTATTTCCTGCTCGATTTCCCGACGGGTATATCCTTTATCTTTAGCTTCGGCCACCAGGTCTTTCAGGAGTACGTCTAGAGAGGTCACCGGTTCCAGCACCACTTTATTGTTTTCCACGTAGACCCGCAGTTTCGTGGTGGGCGTAATCCGTAGCTTTTTCCGGATTTCCTTTGGAATAGTGACTTGTCCGCGCTCGGTCGGGCTTACAAATCGGTTTTGCATCTTTCCAACCTCCTCTTAGTTGCTTCGATGTAATTCTATCATTAATTCTTATTGAGTACAATAAGTAATCATACAGAAAGACAAACCGCTTCCTGAGCGGCGCAAATTGAAGTGGGCAAACGGTTACCGGCAGTTACTGGCGGTGCGGGTGGTAACAACGAGGAGGCTTCTCGTGGGAAGGTAGAACCCAAAAATTTCTATTCAGGCATAGTATAAATTCCAAAGGTTTCAGGCTAGTTCAGATGCCTTTTCTTTTCACGGATAAGTTAGGATGAGTTCAATCAGCTTTTTCCTCTCTTTCGAACATGCCTTTTTTGGTTGCTCTGCCTGGTATTTTTCTCTATATCGACCGGAAGCCTTGACCTTCATGATGGGGAGAGGTATCGCGTTAGCTCTTAAAACGCTTCCTCAAAAGCGCGGATTAAATTTAACTCTTAAAACTCGTGCTTCTTTGTGACGAAGTAAAGCAGGAAACGTTTCACAAGAAGCCACTTTGCTCGATACAGTTCGACAGGTTTTTTCTTGACGGATTTTTGGGGAGGTGATTCAATTGAAACGAAGTAAATTGAAGCGAAGTAAGCTTAAAAATGACTTTAAATGCCCGGCTGGAGTGTTGAAAATGGGCCATGAACGGGTAGGCATTCTTCCTAAAACTCAACGATGGACGGATTTGGTTCAAAAAATATTCTTAAAGAAGCTGAGGAAATGTTCCCATGATCCCAGCATCCTTTTCTGGTAGATTAGGGTCGGAAAAGAACAAATTTTGATCTGAAAATGATGCCTTGCTCATTTCTTGTACAGTTTGTAATGGGGTACAACGGGCGGTTAATGACAATGGCGAAAAAAACAAAGGTAGTTAGGGGGGCAAGGAAGTTATCATAAAACGGAGGGTATGCAAATAATGGAAACTAAAAATTTGAAAGTTACTTTGGAGATTGTCACTCCTCTTTTTTTGGGGGGTGCTGAACCGCGCGGAGTACCAGAGTTACGGGCACCATCTTTTCGCGGAGCACTTCGGTATTGGCTAAGGGCTGCATTAGGTGGAATGCTAGGCGATGATGTGGAGACTATGCGTAAGGAAGAGGCAATTGTATTTGGCAGTGCTGGAGATGATACCGGAGGTGTTTCATCAATAATTATCCGCACTCAACATGACTCATTATTTCCAAAACCCAAACAGTACAAAAAGCAGGATTCAATAACCATACATAAAGCTGGCCGCAAAATTAAACAACCTACAGGCCGCGATTATCTTTACTGGTCAATGGCTGAAAGCGGTAAGCCAGAGAAAGGAAATTACCAGCCGCCAAAGCAATTTTATCCTCCCGGTGCTTGCTTTGATTTAATCCTTGCCCTCCGCCTTGGAGAGGAAAACCCTGATAAAATTTTTAAACGGGTAACAGTTGCCCTCTGGCTTCTGGTTCATTTAGGAGGAATTGGCTCTCGCTCCAGGCGTACAGGAGGTAGCCTTTCTGTTCCAGAAAAGGTTGAGATTGAAGGGTTAGAGTTCTACCTCATCGCGAACAACACAGCAGAAACAGCATTCCAGTTAGGAAAAGGACTCAAAAGGCTTCGTGAATTTTTGGGCACTCCGGACTTTCCTCATGTACCATCTGTTCCTTCCTTCGAGATCCTTCATCCTGATGTATGCAAAATATGGGTCTTAGGTGTATATAAGAGCTGGGAAGATGCCGTAGAGAATATTGGTTGTGCCCTAAGGGACTTCCGTACGTATGCAGAGCCGGATCATACAAATGTAGCAGACTGGCTTAAAGGAAACCCTATTCCTACAGTCGAGCGGGCAATTTTTGGTTTACCACTACCCTTCAGGTATTCTGGTGGAGGTTTGTCGGGCTCAGTTCGAGGACGCCTTAAGGAACCAACCATAGAGCGGCGGGCATCGCCACTTTGGCTTAAAGTTTCGAAAACAGCAAATGGAGAATATGCCGGCATAGCCACTTTATTCAAATCTGCCTTCCTGCCAGCCAATGAAAAGCTTTATATAAGAAAAGACCTTCCATCAATTACTCCACCCAAAAGCTATTCATTAGTCGAACAATGGATTAAAAAGAGCTTTCCCAAATGTCAGGAGGTGGACTATGCTTGATGCTGTTTTGATTTTTGCTTTCAGCCCTATCCAGCCGTTTATCGCCGAGGCAAGGCGAACAACCGATCTTTTTGTGGCCAGTAAAATTTTAGTCCAACTGGCGCACAAAGCAGGAAAGGCAATAGGAAATCACGGGACCCTTGTTTACCCGGCGGCTTTAGAAGGTGATGTTCCAAACAAGATTGTCGCCCTGGTTCCCTGGGAGAAGGTCAAGGTTGCGGCAGAAGAAGGAAAAGGAAGTTTGCTGCGCGAGTGGGAGCGCATCGCGAACACAGCTAAGCATGCACTGGAAAAAATGGGGCCACCCCCTGATGAAGTCTGGTATGAGATTTGGGAGCGCCAGACTTCCCGCCTTTGGGAGGTTTACTGGAGTGCAGCCAATCTTACAGGCAGGTCTTATGCCGGGGCATATAAGGAGGCCGACCGTGTCCTTGCCGGAGTAAAACGCACCCGCGCTTTTGAAGCTGCTGAAGAATGTGGACTTAAGGATAGTTTAAGTGGCCGGCGTGAGGCCCTGCATACCGGAAGGCTAAATGCTAAGGAATACTGGACAGAGGTGGGGAAACATACAGGCGCGGCAAAGCTACGCCTGGAGGGGCGGGGTGAGCGCCTGGACTCAATTGGGGCAACAAAACGATTCTGCGAGTTAGCACAGGCAGCAAGAGGTTTTCCTTCCACCAGTACAATCGCAAGCACTGATTTTTTGTCCAAAGCACGCCCCTTTTTAGCTGATTATCGGCAGGCTATTGAAAAGCTCCTTGGTAACCACTTGTACCTTGTCCCGCAGGATAGTGATTGGCCCTACGATGGCGACTTGCTGTTTATAGAAACCCTTTCCCAGGGCAGACTGCAGGACAGCTACGGGGTTAAAGTTCAGCTCTCGCAGGAGCTAATCCAGGAGGCTCGGAAAAAACTCCGCGAAATATATAAAAAGGCTGAGAGCAAGCCTTCGCCGTATTACGGCCTTATTGTCCTGGATGGCGACAATATAGGTAAAAAAATAGACGAGTGTTTAAAAGAAAACAATCCCGAGGAAGCACACCGAAATTTTAGTAACCGGCTTGGGGAATTTTCCAGCCAGGTACGCATTATTGTTGAAGAAAAACACCATAGCCATGTGGTTTACAATAGCGGCGATGATGTGGTAGCTTTGGCGCCACTTTCCCAAGCTCTTCCTCTTGCGCAGATCCTTAGTGAGAAATTTAAAGAAGTAACCGGAGGTACTGCTTCTGCAGGTATCGCCATTGCCCATCATCTCTATCCCCTAGGAACAGTAACGCAAGCTGCCCGGGACGCAGAACAGGCTGCAAAGCAAATAAAAGAAAAGGCAAGCATTTGCGTAAAGGTGTTGAAACGGAGCGGGGTAATTACAGAGATGCGCAGTCCCTGGGAAAATTTTAACCAGTTATTTTTTCGAATAATTGGTTTATTCAGGGAAGAGGGTTCGTGGAAACCACTGCTTGCCGGTAAATTTCCCTATGATGTCGCTCAAGCAGCGCATGTTTTTCCTGAAGCTGATGAGAAGTTTTGGGCAGAATTAAAGCGCCTTATCAAGCGACACCGCAACAGCCAGCATCCCGAAGCTCCAGATCCCAAGGAATGGGCAGAAAACTTGCAAACCTGGGCAGCAAAACTGCCGCTTAAATCTGGAGAGTTGGGTAACTGGCTTGTTTTGGCACGCTTTATTGCCCAAGGGGGGATTGAGTAATGCATCTCTTTTTAGAAGCAATTGATGTTTGGCTTTTTCGGGATGGACAACCCTTTGACGCCCTTAGCGATCACCGGGCAGAAAGTCTTTTTCCCCCTTACCCTACCGTAATCCAGGGGGTTATTCGCTCACATCACCTGGTTGTTAAAGGGGTGAATTTACAGGATAAACAAAGAATAGCTGAGGTTGTCGGCACGGAAAACGACTACAAAGACCTGCGCATCCGGGGGCCTTTTCTGGCGCGGCGGGAAAACGGCCAGGTTATTCGCTACCTTCCGCAACCTGCTGATGCCGTGACCATTGATAAAGAACATCATAAACTTAAGCCTGCCTCGCTCCCCAGACCCCTTTCCGATACAGTGCTTGCCAGTTCGCGCACACCTTACCTGCTTGGTCTGGACGATGAACCAGTAAAAGGCGAGACGGGCCTCTGGCTTGCCAAAAAAGAACTCCTCTCATATCTGGCAGGTCAGGAGGCCACCGGTGTCCCTGCAAACGAATTCTTCCAAAAAGAAAACAGAATAGGTATCGGGCGGGACGACCGCAGCCGCACCACCAAAGAGGGCGCTTTGTACGAAGTAGAATTTATCCGGCCTTGCAGTGATACAGGTTTGCTGGTGGAAGTGAATGGATACGAGGGCTGGCCCCATGAAGGTATTTTGCGGGCCGGCGGTGAAGGCCGGGGAGCGTATTTTCGGAAGGTGGAAGTTTCTCCCTGGCCCTTGCCTCCAGAAACTTTTCCGCCCCGTTTTAAGATTTATTTTGCTGCTCCAACTTACTATGAAGGTGGCTGGCAGCCGTCTGGCGGCAATTGGGGTAAGTTTTTTGAAGGTGAGGTGGAACTTGTGGCGGCGGCGCTCAACCGTTACGAAAGTGTAGGCGGCTACGACTGGGCGAATAATCGCCAGAAGCCAGCCCGCCGGTATGTTCCGGCAGGCAGCGTATATTATTTTATTTCCAAAGGTAAAGTGCGGCTTAAGCCTGGCCTTATTCAAAATGCTATTACTGATTTAGGAGCAGAAATTGGCTTTGGCCAGATTTTAGTAAAGGAGTGGTAAAAAAATGTTTGAAGCAGCCAGTATCCTTTTTATCTATACGGAAACGCCGTTACATGTCGGCACAGGACAGGCACTGGGAGCTGTGGACCTGCCTATCCAGCGGGAACGTACTACTGGCTATCCTATTATCCAGGCAAGCAGTATTAAGGGGCGGCTGCGGGCGGAAGTAAACCCTCGGAATAATTCCAAATCCTTGCTTGAACAAAAAGAGTTCCTGGCCATATTTGGCCCAGAAGGGGACGGTGCTTCGGAACACGCCGGTGCTCTTTCGGTTGGCGATGCCCGTATCCTGCTCTTTCCTGTGCGCTCGCTGGCGGGAGTATCTGCCTGGATCACCAGTGTCAATGTTTTGGCCCGCTTTTTGCGGGAAGCAGCTATGGTGTGCTTACCGGTAAACTGGAATTTACCGCCGGAACCCAATAAAAATGAAGCCTGGGTAAGTGGCAATGATCTTGTGGCAGGGGATAAAGTGGTATTGGAAGAGTTCAGTTTTGAGCCAAAGAAGGACCATGTCGATAATCTCAAAGCTATCGGAAGCTGGCTTACCTCAAATGCACTTCTACAAACTAAAGAATATCAGTACTGGCGGGATATCCTGCCTTTAAAACTCTGTATTCTTCACGAAGAAGCCTTTCGAGACTTTGTTCAATACAGCACCGAAGTTCAGACCCATATCCGCCTGGATCCGGAAAAGAAAACGGTGGAAACCGGTGCCCTCTGGACCACAGAAAGTCTGCCGACAGATACATTATTATACGCTCCCTTGATGGCTACCAAATCGCGGGCACCCGGAGTAAATTTGACGGGGGATCAAGTTTTAAAAAAGTTAGAGAAAATGATATCACAGAAACTTTCCCGTACCCAGTTAGGAGGCGATGAAACAACAGGACAGGGTATCGTAGCCTTGCAGATTGCAGGAGGCGAGAAAAAATGAGCCGGCAGCGTTCACTGGAACAAGAACGGGCAAAAACTGCCTGGGCGCGGATTAAGGAAGTCAAACAGCATAATGAAGGGCTTGAAGAAAAAAAGAAGTATGCTAAGGAATACGGAAGCCTTGCTAAAAGTGCTCCTACCAATATCCAGATTAACGGCCTGGGACAGACCCTTGCTTTTTTACGCGCAAAAGGCTTTAGTAAAGGCAAACCTAAAGGTAATGGAGAAAATGCTCATTGTCAGCTCTTTCTGCATGTTTCTGAGTGGGTAAAAGGTCAACTGGGGTTAAAAATAAAGGACCCCGAGGACCTTCTTTCCTGGATTGTAAATAGTGCTACCACCGATGAGTACCGCTGCGCGACTGCCGAAGCCATGGCTTTCCTCTCCTGGCTTAAGCGTTTTGCCGAAGCGGAATTAGGGGAGGATGAGTGATGGACTACCCCATTCCAAAAGCCAGCGTAAAAGCATGGCTGGCACATAAAGCTAAATCACCGCAAAATCCCGGTCTGATATTTGACCGGTTTGTGCAAAACTGGGGTTACACTCAGGATAAAGATAGGGAAGCAAAAAAGAAAGCCTGGATAGAAATCATAGAGGCAACTCAAAAAGCCGATAAAAATCTTTTAAAGCAATGGAAT
Coding sequences within it:
- a CDS encoding putative toxin-antitoxin system toxin component, PIN family; this translates as MRVMLDTNVLISGMVFQGPERRLLESILKNDHVLVLCEQTETETEMVLLRKFSISERFLKNFLQLFRLERVPLPSRAEIEKARSLIRDPKDAPILAAAVTARPDLFVTGDKDFHTPEVKKLIPVQTTSQALASL
- the cmr4 gene encoding type III-B CRISPR module RAMP protein Cmr4; protein product: MFEAASILFIYTETPLHVGTGQALGAVDLPIQRERTTGYPIIQASSIKGRLRAEVNPRNNSKSLLEQKEFLAIFGPEGDGASEHAGALSVGDARILLFPVRSLAGVSAWITSVNVLARFLREAAMVCLPVNWNLPPEPNKNEAWVSGNDLVAGDKVVLEEFSFEPKKDHVDNLKAIGSWLTSNALLQTKEYQYWRDILPLKLCILHEEAFRDFVQYSTEVQTHIRLDPEKKTVETGALWTTESLPTDTLLYAPLMATKSRAPGVNLTGDQVLKKLEKMISQKLSRTQLGGDETTGQGIVALQIAGGEKK
- a CDS encoding AbrB/MazE/SpoVT family DNA-binding domain-containing protein, which codes for MQNRFVSPTERGQVTIPKEIRKKLRITPTTKLRVYVENNKVVLEPVTSLDVLLKDLVAEAKDKGYTRREIEQEIEAARERLFRELYGDQA
- the cmr5 gene encoding type III-B CRISPR module-associated protein Cmr5, which translates into the protein MSRQRSLEQERAKTAWARIKEVKQHNEGLEEKKKYAKEYGSLAKSAPTNIQINGLGQTLAFLRAKGFSKGKPKGNGENAHCQLFLHVSEWVKGQLGLKIKDPEDLLSWIVNSATTDEYRCATAEAMAFLSWLKRFAEAELGEDE
- the cmr3 gene encoding type III-B CRISPR module-associated protein Cmr3, whose translation is MHLFLEAIDVWLFRDGQPFDALSDHRAESLFPPYPTVIQGVIRSHHLVVKGVNLQDKQRIAEVVGTENDYKDLRIRGPFLARRENGQVIRYLPQPADAVTIDKEHHKLKPASLPRPLSDTVLASSRTPYLLGLDDEPVKGETGLWLAKKELLSYLAGQEATGVPANEFFQKENRIGIGRDDRSRTTKEGALYEVEFIRPCSDTGLLVEVNGYEGWPHEGILRAGGEGRGAYFRKVEVSPWPLPPETFPPRFKIYFAAPTYYEGGWQPSGGNWGKFFEGEVELVAAALNRYESVGGYDWANNRQKPARRYVPAGSVYYFISKGKVRLKPGLIQNAITDLGAEIGFGQILVKEW
- the cas10 gene encoding type III-B CRISPR-associated protein Cas10/Cmr2; the encoded protein is MLDAVLIFAFSPIQPFIAEARRTTDLFVASKILVQLAHKAGKAIGNHGTLVYPAALEGDVPNKIVALVPWEKVKVAAEEGKGSLLREWERIANTAKHALEKMGPPPDEVWYEIWERQTSRLWEVYWSAANLTGRSYAGAYKEADRVLAGVKRTRAFEAAEECGLKDSLSGRREALHTGRLNAKEYWTEVGKHTGAAKLRLEGRGERLDSIGATKRFCELAQAARGFPSTSTIASTDFLSKARPFLADYRQAIEKLLGNHLYLVPQDSDWPYDGDLLFIETLSQGRLQDSYGVKVQLSQELIQEARKKLREIYKKAESKPSPYYGLIVLDGDNIGKKIDECLKENNPEEAHRNFSNRLGEFSSQVRIIVEEKHHSHVVYNSGDDVVALAPLSQALPLAQILSEKFKEVTGGTASAGIAIAHHLYPLGTVTQAARDAEQAAKQIKEKASICVKVLKRSGVITEMRSPWENFNQLFFRIIGLFREEGSWKPLLAGKFPYDVAQAAHVFPEADEKFWAELKRLIKRHRNSQHPEAPDPKEWAENLQTWAAKLPLKSGELGNWLVLARFIAQGGIE
- the cmr1 gene encoding type III-B CRISPR module RAMP protein Cmr1, with protein sequence METKNLKVTLEIVTPLFLGGAEPRGVPELRAPSFRGALRYWLRAALGGMLGDDVETMRKEEAIVFGSAGDDTGGVSSIIIRTQHDSLFPKPKQYKKQDSITIHKAGRKIKQPTGRDYLYWSMAESGKPEKGNYQPPKQFYPPGACFDLILALRLGEENPDKIFKRVTVALWLLVHLGGIGSRSRRTGGSLSVPEKVEIEGLEFYLIANNTAETAFQLGKGLKRLREFLGTPDFPHVPSVPSFEILHPDVCKIWVLGVYKSWEDAVENIGCALRDFRTYAEPDHTNVADWLKGNPIPTVERAIFGLPLPFRYSGGGLSGSVRGRLKEPTIERRASPLWLKVSKTANGEYAGIATLFKSAFLPANEKLYIRKDLPSITPPKSYSLVEQWIKKSFPKCQEVDYA